From a region of the Corallococcus coralloides DSM 2259 genome:
- a CDS encoding NUDIX hydrolase, with protein MSHTYEYPRPAVTVDCVVFGLDEEDLKVLLIQRGVEPYQGRWALPGGFVRMDESLEDAARRELEEEAGLRTSHLEQLYTFGSPDRDPRGRVITVAYFALVKLSQHHLQASTDAREAAWFSVWDTPKLAFDHADVLATALQRLKGKVRYQPIGFELLPPKFTLSQLQRLYETVLERELDKRNFRKKILAMDLLEELDEVEQDVSHRAARLYRFDHKKYKQLEKAGFNFEL; from the coding sequence ATGAGCCACACCTATGAGTACCCGCGCCCGGCGGTGACGGTGGACTGCGTCGTCTTCGGGTTGGACGAGGAGGACCTCAAGGTGCTGCTCATCCAGCGCGGCGTGGAGCCGTACCAGGGCCGGTGGGCGCTGCCCGGTGGCTTCGTGCGCATGGACGAGTCCCTGGAGGACGCCGCGCGCCGCGAGCTGGAGGAAGAGGCGGGCCTGCGCACCAGCCACCTGGAGCAGCTCTACACGTTCGGTTCTCCGGACCGTGACCCCCGGGGCCGCGTCATCACCGTGGCGTACTTCGCGCTGGTGAAGCTGTCCCAGCACCACCTCCAGGCCTCCACCGACGCGCGTGAGGCGGCGTGGTTCTCTGTCTGGGACACGCCGAAGCTCGCGTTCGACCACGCGGACGTGCTGGCCACGGCGCTGCAGCGGCTCAAGGGCAAGGTGCGCTACCAGCCCATCGGGTTCGAGCTGCTGCCGCCCAAGTTCACGCTGTCGCAGCTCCAGCGGCTGTACGAGACGGTGCTGGAGCGCGAGCTCGACAAGCGCAACTTCCGCAAGAAGATCCTCGCCATGGACCTCCTGGAGGAGCTGGACGAGGTGGAGCAGGACGTTTCCCACCGCGCCGCGCGCCTCTACCGGTTCGACCACAAGAAGTACAAACAGCTCGAGAAGGCCGGCTTCAACTTCGAGCTCTGA
- a CDS encoding protein phosphatase 2C domain-containing protein — protein sequence MSTLPFDVAVGSVQGREHARSGRNNQDAACVRESEHGLVVVVADGCGSQPCSELGAQLGVRRLAQAAQARLARGEAVDGADFLPGLRSDLLELMEGLASTLGRDVLGDLLFTLVGAVMTPAHTLVFSAGDGVWMLNGEVHALGPFPGNAPPYLAYVLLRGEDVRLEPRALVPTEDVHALLVGTDGVGDLLGLSQARLPERDEPVGPLSRLWTEDRYFTNPDAVRRRLAQLNRESVRADFAERRLLRTPGLLTDDTTLVVLRRRMGRA from the coding sequence ATGTCCACGCTGCCCTTCGATGTCGCGGTGGGTTCGGTGCAGGGCCGGGAGCACGCGCGCTCGGGACGCAACAACCAGGACGCCGCCTGCGTCCGGGAGAGCGAGCACGGGCTGGTGGTGGTGGTGGCGGACGGGTGTGGCAGCCAGCCGTGCAGCGAGCTGGGCGCGCAGTTGGGCGTGCGGCGGCTGGCGCAGGCGGCGCAGGCGCGGCTGGCGCGGGGGGAGGCGGTGGACGGCGCGGACTTCCTGCCCGGGCTGCGCTCGGACCTGTTGGAGCTGATGGAGGGCCTGGCGTCCACGCTGGGGCGGGACGTGCTGGGGGACCTGCTCTTCACGCTGGTGGGGGCGGTGATGACGCCGGCGCATACGCTCGTCTTCTCGGCGGGGGACGGGGTGTGGATGCTCAACGGTGAGGTGCACGCGCTGGGGCCGTTCCCGGGCAACGCGCCGCCGTATCTCGCGTATGTGCTGCTGCGCGGCGAGGACGTGCGGCTGGAGCCCCGGGCGCTGGTGCCCACGGAGGACGTGCACGCGCTGCTGGTGGGCACCGACGGGGTGGGGGACCTGCTGGGCCTTTCGCAGGCGCGGCTGCCGGAGCGCGATGAGCCCGTGGGCCCGCTGTCGCGTCTCTGGACGGAGGACCGGTACTTCACGAACCCGGACGCAGTGCGACGGCGGCTCGCGCAGCTCAATCGCGAGTCGGTGCGCGCCGACTTCGCGGAGCGGCGGCTGCTGCGCACGCCGGGCCTTCTGACGGACGACACCACGCTGGTGGTGCTGCGCCGCCGGATGGGGAGGGCGTGA
- a CDS encoding nicotinamidase, with the protein MKKTTVKELPLPGFYNSNHAAEYGYGPNAGKLQRDAGAWKAAQGVTAAATDRFNLHLLLIDVQKDFCFPDGSLYVAGRSGRGAIDDNRRIAEFIYRNLGTLTNVTATLDTHFAYQIFFPSFWVDQDDQPLQPYREVTREQIERGQARPNPAVAKWLCGGNYPWLLKQVKFYCEELERAGKYTLYLWPPHCLLGSDGHALSGVVQEARLFHSYARGVQSWAEVKGGNPLTENYSVLRPEVLMRHDGQPLAQRNTQFLKTLLTSDAVVIGGQAASHCVKSSIDDLLGEIVAQDAALARKVYLLTDCMSSVTVPDGKGGFAADFTPQADAALKRFADAGMHLVKSTDPLASWPDLHLA; encoded by the coding sequence ATGAAGAAGACGACCGTGAAGGAGCTGCCGCTGCCCGGGTTCTACAATTCCAACCACGCGGCGGAGTACGGCTACGGCCCGAACGCCGGGAAGCTCCAGCGTGACGCCGGAGCGTGGAAGGCGGCGCAGGGCGTGACGGCGGCGGCCACGGACCGCTTCAACCTGCACCTGCTGCTCATCGACGTGCAGAAGGACTTCTGCTTCCCGGATGGCTCGCTGTACGTGGCGGGGCGCAGCGGGCGGGGCGCCATTGACGACAACCGCCGCATCGCGGAGTTCATCTACCGGAACCTGGGGACGCTGACGAACGTCACCGCGACGCTGGATACGCACTTCGCCTACCAGATCTTCTTCCCGTCCTTCTGGGTGGACCAGGACGACCAGCCGCTCCAGCCGTACCGCGAGGTGACTCGCGAGCAGATCGAGCGCGGCCAGGCCAGGCCGAACCCCGCCGTGGCGAAGTGGTTGTGCGGCGGCAACTACCCGTGGCTGCTCAAGCAGGTGAAGTTCTACTGCGAGGAGCTGGAGCGCGCGGGGAAGTACACGCTCTACCTGTGGCCGCCGCACTGCCTGCTGGGCAGCGACGGGCACGCGCTGTCGGGCGTGGTGCAGGAGGCGCGGCTGTTCCACTCGTACGCGCGCGGCGTGCAGTCGTGGGCGGAGGTGAAGGGCGGCAACCCGCTGACGGAGAACTACTCGGTGCTGCGGCCGGAGGTGCTGATGCGGCATGACGGCCAGCCGCTCGCGCAGCGCAACACGCAGTTCCTGAAGACGCTGCTCACGTCGGACGCGGTGGTGATTGGCGGACAGGCGGCCAGCCACTGCGTGAAGAGCAGCATCGACGACCTGTTGGGGGAGATCGTCGCGCAGGACGCGGCGCTGGCTCGCAAGGTGTACCTGCTGACGGACTGCATGTCGTCGGTGACGGTGCCGGACGGCAAGGGCGGCTTCGCGGCGGACTTCACGCCGCAGGCGGACGCGGCGCTCAAGCGCTTCGCGGACGCGGGCATGCACCTGGTGAAGTCCACGGACCCGCTGGCGAGCTGGCCGGACCTGCACCTGGCGTGA
- a CDS encoding alpha/beta fold hydrolase — protein sequence MTRQQPSSVRPFFPEGFREGDEDVNGTRIHFVIGGKGSPVLLLHGYTQTHLMWWRLAPELAKQHTVLIPDLRGAGASAAPARGYDKETMARDMRALVKKLGFDKVSVVGHDIGLMVAYAYAALFPDEVERLALLDAFLPGIEPWSDQVMSSRDVWHFTFNGATAEKLVQGRERIYFDHFWTDLAANPQAVGEAERQAYTEAYAAPGRLHSTWSYFQAFDQDKKAFRELARNKLPMPVMVIGGDKSLGEPLVAQARAVANQVEPHILRDTGHWVSEERPEEVRELLGDFLRA from the coding sequence ATGACACGCCAGCAGCCGAGCAGCGTCCGTCCCTTCTTCCCGGAAGGCTTCCGCGAAGGCGACGAGGACGTCAATGGCACGCGGATCCACTTCGTCATCGGGGGCAAGGGCAGCCCCGTCCTGCTGCTGCACGGCTACACGCAGACGCACCTCATGTGGTGGCGCCTGGCGCCGGAGCTCGCGAAGCAGCACACCGTGCTCATCCCGGACCTGCGAGGCGCGGGCGCCTCGGCCGCCCCCGCGCGGGGCTATGACAAGGAGACGATGGCCCGCGACATGCGCGCGCTGGTGAAGAAGCTCGGCTTCGACAAGGTCTCCGTCGTGGGCCACGACATCGGGCTGATGGTCGCCTACGCCTACGCCGCCTTGTTCCCCGACGAGGTCGAACGCCTGGCCCTCCTGGACGCGTTCCTGCCGGGCATCGAGCCCTGGTCCGACCAGGTCATGAGCAGCAGGGACGTGTGGCACTTCACCTTCAACGGCGCCACCGCGGAGAAGCTGGTGCAGGGGCGTGAGCGCATCTACTTCGACCATTTCTGGACCGACCTTGCCGCCAATCCCCAGGCCGTCGGCGAAGCGGAACGGCAGGCGTACACGGAGGCCTACGCGGCCCCGGGCCGGCTCCATTCGACGTGGAGCTACTTCCAGGCCTTCGACCAGGACAAGAAGGCCTTCCGGGAGCTGGCCCGGAACAAGCTCCCCATGCCCGTGATGGTCATTGGCGGTGACAAGTCCCTGGGCGAACCGCTCGTCGCGCAGGCGCGTGCGGTGGCGAATCAGGTCGAGCCCCACATCCTCCGGGACACCGGCCACTGGGTGTCCGAGGAGCGGCCCGAGGAGGTCCGCGAGCTGCTCGGAGACTTCCTCCGGGCGTGA
- a CDS encoding tetratricopeptide repeat protein: MTSISDETHERITDLCAQGDSAAGDGDFEQALKHFKAALALIPEPTRDHQQNTWVRAAIGDMYFQLERFEDCREHFREAVHSPGGLGNPFIHLRLGQCALELGDEARAADELARAYMGGGEELFEGDDAKYLEFIQSRLKPPQDA, encoded by the coding sequence ATGACGTCGATTTCGGATGAGACCCACGAGCGCATCACCGACCTCTGCGCCCAGGGAGACTCCGCCGCAGGTGATGGCGACTTCGAGCAGGCCCTGAAACACTTCAAGGCCGCCCTCGCCCTGATTCCCGAACCCACCCGCGACCATCAGCAGAACACCTGGGTACGCGCCGCCATCGGCGACATGTACTTCCAGCTCGAGCGCTTCGAGGACTGCCGCGAACACTTCCGCGAAGCCGTCCACTCGCCGGGAGGGCTCGGCAATCCCTTCATCCACCTGCGGCTCGGCCAGTGCGCCCTGGAGCTGGGAGACGAAGCCCGCGCCGCCGACGAGCTGGCCCGCGCATACATGGGCGGAGGCGAGGAGCTCTTCGAAGGCGACGACGCGAAGTACCTGGAGTTCATCCAGTCCCGTCTGAAGCCGCCCCAGGACGCCTGA
- a CDS encoding Imm52 family immunity protein: protein MPDTYYVGAYWGARHESDASCARRAERLFESLGHLEPLWRQWHETGRTFKKAQARQVQTHQASFLELFARKKNRIGDGFQYWLWTGPNPDETTSVNGFCGSADAVLTSVCVVDPPSRGEVAERVLTTPILREVLLAVVRCWEPTWGVVASQQYRDQASPSSGDAGTFVGWMTYFSRQWGEVPPLPAPVRAEPVEDLGTLVILTEERFTVTNPEHVRLATEVHQVLDAAGLLRAL from the coding sequence ATGCCGGACACGTACTACGTCGGGGCCTACTGGGGGGCGCGACACGAGTCCGACGCGTCTTGTGCCCGCAGAGCGGAAAGGTTGTTTGAGAGCCTGGGCCACCTTGAGCCGCTGTGGCGTCAGTGGCACGAGACCGGGCGGACCTTCAAGAAAGCCCAGGCTCGCCAGGTTCAGACCCACCAAGCGTCCTTCTTGGAGCTGTTCGCTCGAAAGAAGAACCGTATTGGCGATGGCTTTCAGTATTGGCTGTGGACGGGCCCGAACCCGGACGAAACAACCTCAGTCAATGGCTTCTGCGGCTCCGCGGACGCTGTGCTGACTTCGGTGTGTGTCGTCGATCCTCCTTCTCGGGGCGAAGTGGCCGAACGCGTACTGACCACACCCATCCTGCGCGAGGTGCTCCTTGCAGTGGTGCGCTGTTGGGAGCCAACTTGGGGTGTCGTTGCATCCCAGCAGTATCGGGATCAGGCGTCGCCTTCCTCGGGGGACGCGGGCACCTTCGTGGGCTGGATGACCTACTTCTCCCGGCAGTGGGGAGAGGTTCCTCCGCTCCCTGCCCCTGTGCGCGCCGAGCCCGTGGAGGACCTGGGCACCCTGGTGATCCTCACGGAGGAGCGGTTCACGGTGACGAACCCTGAGCACGTCCGTTTGGCCACGGAGGTGCACCAGGTCCTCGATGCAGCCGGTCTACTGCGCGCCTTGTGA
- a CDS encoding PIG-L deacetylase family protein: MSTALFVSPHLDDVAFSCGGTLAALKAQGWTVALVTVFTRSVPKPEGFALQCQTSKGLGPEVDYMALRRKEDRAFAACMGVDQVRWGDLEEAPHRGYASPEALFQPPRADDVIEAKVAKCLKPVLWELKPDRVFVPQALGSHVDHVQVVRAVKGLGIPTNRILYYRDTPYAVRQPKARPDAAVPQGLRPLAVDITEHLPKKVEGCVRYGTQLGFQFGGVEALARTLTAFHRMEAQARGHSGAAEVFLSQGAQ; this comes from the coding sequence ATGAGCACGGCCCTGTTCGTGTCGCCGCACCTGGACGACGTGGCCTTCTCCTGTGGAGGCACGTTGGCGGCGTTGAAGGCGCAGGGGTGGACGGTGGCGCTCGTCACCGTCTTCACGCGCTCGGTGCCGAAGCCGGAGGGCTTCGCCCTGCAATGCCAGACATCGAAAGGGCTGGGGCCGGAGGTGGACTACATGGCCCTGCGGAGGAAGGAGGACCGCGCCTTCGCGGCCTGCATGGGAGTGGACCAGGTGCGGTGGGGGGACCTGGAAGAAGCGCCGCACCGGGGCTACGCGAGCCCGGAAGCGCTGTTCCAGCCGCCGCGAGCGGACGACGTCATCGAAGCAAAGGTGGCGAAGTGTCTGAAGCCGGTGTTGTGGGAGCTGAAGCCAGACCGGGTCTTCGTGCCCCAGGCGCTGGGGAGCCACGTGGACCACGTGCAGGTGGTGCGAGCCGTGAAGGGGCTGGGCATCCCGACGAACCGGATCCTCTACTACCGGGACACGCCGTACGCCGTGCGCCAGCCCAAGGCCCGCCCCGACGCCGCCGTGCCCCAGGGTCTGCGCCCCCTGGCCGTGGACATCACGGAGCACCTGCCGAAGAAGGTGGAGGGCTGCGTCCGCTACGGCACGCAGCTGGGCTTCCAGTTTGGCGGAGTTGAGGCTCTGGCGCGGACGCTCACGGCGTTCCACCGGATGGAAGCGCAGGCACGCGGTCATTCCGGAGCCGCGGAGGTGTTCCTGTCACAAGGCGCGCAGTAG
- a CDS encoding glycosyltransferase family 4 protein, producing the protein MNSVNGLRICFISRRFFPAISGMSVYALNLVRELVACGHDVTMVSQYRSDPAGMAVYGGGPPPGIPGAHVLGCESVGEQRINQGQPASFEHDLEVMVETVVREHRRRPFDIIHAQYGYPCGLAALQAARLLGLPNVVSIQGGDGHWVGTCCGTHKQAMLAVLGHAGALLIGSRSFAQEVSEHHGTPLERFTIVPGATDTQRFHPRSESTQGELRDVPVWLYHGRVDARKGVMELLDAVQRLVADGRKFKLRVSGIGPDVEALRSRVATEGLQGVVELTGASTYAEAPDLYRGGDLFVSPTYSEGFSNTLLEAMASGLPIVSTRAVGVVDCLEDGRDALLVPPKDSAALAEAMGRLMDDAPLRKRLAATALREVRELYSWRAVGRRIQGVYRNLTGTRPDTRWTHLYDPAMTEERADHTCRFRAEPHLL; encoded by the coding sequence GTGAACAGCGTGAACGGACTGCGGATCTGCTTCATCTCCCGGCGTTTCTTCCCGGCCATCTCGGGGATGAGCGTCTATGCGCTGAACCTGGTGCGGGAGCTGGTGGCGTGCGGGCACGACGTGACGATGGTGAGCCAGTACCGCAGCGACCCCGCGGGCATGGCGGTGTACGGAGGAGGTCCGCCGCCGGGCATCCCAGGCGCGCACGTGCTGGGCTGCGAGTCGGTGGGCGAGCAGCGCATCAACCAGGGCCAGCCGGCGAGCTTCGAGCACGACCTGGAGGTGATGGTGGAGACGGTGGTGCGCGAGCACCGGCGCCGCCCGTTCGACATCATCCATGCGCAGTACGGCTATCCGTGCGGCCTGGCGGCGCTGCAGGCGGCGAGGCTCCTGGGATTGCCCAACGTCGTCTCCATCCAGGGCGGAGACGGGCACTGGGTGGGGACCTGCTGCGGGACGCACAAGCAGGCGATGCTCGCGGTGCTGGGCCACGCGGGGGCGCTGCTGATTGGGAGCAGGTCCTTCGCGCAAGAGGTGAGCGAGCACCACGGGACCCCGCTGGAGCGGTTCACCATCGTCCCCGGCGCCACGGACACGCAGCGCTTCCATCCGAGGAGTGAGTCGACGCAGGGAGAACTGCGGGACGTGCCGGTGTGGCTGTACCACGGCCGGGTGGACGCTCGGAAAGGGGTGATGGAGCTGCTGGATGCCGTGCAGCGGCTGGTCGCGGACGGGCGGAAGTTCAAGCTGCGGGTGTCTGGGATTGGGCCGGACGTGGAGGCGCTGCGTTCGAGGGTGGCGACAGAGGGGCTCCAGGGCGTGGTGGAGCTGACGGGGGCGTCCACCTACGCGGAGGCGCCAGACCTGTACCGGGGTGGGGACCTGTTCGTATCGCCCACGTACTCAGAGGGGTTCTCCAACACGCTGCTGGAGGCGATGGCCTCCGGACTGCCCATCGTGTCGACGCGAGCGGTGGGGGTGGTGGACTGCCTGGAGGACGGCAGGGATGCGTTGCTGGTGCCGCCCAAGGACAGCGCCGCGCTGGCGGAGGCGATGGGCCGGCTGATGGACGACGCGCCGCTGCGCAAGCGGTTGGCGGCCACGGCGCTGCGCGAGGTGCGGGAGCTGTACTCGTGGCGGGCGGTGGGGCGGAGGATTCAAGGCGTCTACAGGAACCTGACGGGCACGCGGCCGGACACGCGGTGGACGCACCTCTACGACCCGGCGATGACGGAGGAGCGCGCGGACCACACCTGCCGGTTCCGGGCGGAACCACACCTGCTATGA
- a CDS encoding sugar phosphate isomerase/epimerase family protein, with translation MALRFAYNTNGVSNHRFEDALGLIADSGYDGVALTLDHHHFDPFAPDFERRTEQLATRLERLGLGLVVETGARFLLDPRRKHEPTLITPEAEGRARRLEFLKRAVDVCATCRGEAVSFWAGVPRPGVTEEAAWPWLVDGVTRLAEYAAVRGVVLAVEPEPGMLVETVDGWRQLEARVPGVRLALDVGHLLVTQERTPAEAVREFAPVLGTVALEDMKRGVHEHLPFGEGDVDVPSVLRELTRAGYDRLVCVELSRDAHRAHELVPRALEWLRERLPTGAEVAA, from the coding sequence ATGGCCCTGCGCTTCGCGTACAACACCAACGGCGTATCGAACCACCGCTTCGAGGACGCGCTGGGCCTCATCGCGGACAGTGGCTACGACGGCGTGGCGCTGACGCTGGACCACCACCACTTCGACCCGTTCGCGCCGGACTTCGAGCGGCGCACGGAGCAGCTCGCCACGAGGCTGGAGCGGCTGGGCCTGGGGCTGGTGGTGGAAACAGGGGCGCGCTTCCTGCTGGATCCCCGGAGGAAGCACGAGCCCACGCTCATCACCCCGGAAGCGGAGGGCCGTGCACGGCGGCTGGAGTTCCTGAAGCGCGCGGTGGACGTGTGCGCGACGTGCCGGGGGGAAGCGGTGTCCTTCTGGGCGGGAGTGCCCCGTCCGGGCGTGACGGAGGAGGCCGCGTGGCCGTGGCTGGTGGACGGCGTGACGCGACTGGCGGAGTACGCGGCGGTGCGCGGCGTGGTGCTGGCGGTGGAGCCGGAGCCGGGGATGCTGGTGGAGACGGTGGACGGCTGGCGCCAATTGGAGGCGCGGGTGCCCGGCGTGCGTCTGGCATTGGACGTGGGGCACCTGCTGGTGACGCAGGAGCGGACGCCCGCGGAAGCGGTGCGCGAGTTCGCACCGGTGCTGGGCACGGTGGCGCTGGAGGACATGAAGCGCGGCGTGCATGAGCACCTGCCGTTTGGCGAAGGCGACGTGGACGTGCCGTCGGTCCTGCGCGAGCTGACGCGCGCGGGCTACGACCGGTTGGTGTGCGTGGAGCTGTCCCGGGACGCGCACCGGGCGCACGAGCTGGTGCCCCGGGCGCTGGAATGGTTGAGGGAGCGCCTGCCGACAGGCGCGGAGGTGGCGGCGTGA
- a CDS encoding YcaO-like family protein — MSIARAIDAYHHAVSTGALQMFRIDPIDRLGIPVASASLALGGGTGAVLHGNGYGRTDEEARVGALGELVEETFCELAMHRMPRVHGSYAALVRARGPTAVADPLTLGLPAGSPYQPDLPLVWVEMQRLATGERVLVPEEYVAIHPGQLQGKTPLITPITNGQGAGLTRPQALAHGLLELIQRDGNGLMYRAMDQGVVLDLEGTDLAPDVRELLELYRRAGVEVMAKLASTDFGLVNLYVVGRDLSVGDQPLMVTACGEAADPDRDRALRKALLEYACSRARKAFMHGPLSHVARVAPPEYMDRFVPQVDLDAEEPRALNAMVEWARMPAPALRELTACTLTVRQKVRFEDLPRSPTVEDPSLRCDHVVRQLHAAGFDILVADLSPPGRQVHVVKALVPGLEVETMTYNRLGERNVSRLLERRDPLVGLGAPPPGAQPVRLTPEAESRLGGPVWFNVRLAEARVGRLYALYREPDRHAVPKVLASRRFGGQ; from the coding sequence ATGAGCATTGCCCGAGCCATCGACGCGTATCACCACGCCGTGTCCACTGGCGCCCTGCAGATGTTCCGCATCGACCCCATCGACCGGCTGGGGATTCCGGTGGCCTCCGCCAGCCTGGCGCTGGGGGGCGGGACGGGCGCGGTGCTGCATGGCAACGGCTACGGCCGCACGGACGAAGAGGCGCGGGTGGGCGCGCTGGGCGAGCTGGTGGAGGAGACCTTCTGCGAGCTCGCGATGCACCGCATGCCGCGCGTGCACGGCAGCTACGCGGCGCTGGTGCGCGCGCGAGGCCCCACCGCGGTGGCGGATCCGCTCACGCTGGGGCTGCCCGCGGGCAGCCCGTATCAACCGGACCTGCCGCTCGTCTGGGTGGAGATGCAGCGGCTGGCCACCGGCGAGCGGGTGCTGGTGCCGGAGGAGTACGTCGCCATCCATCCCGGACAGTTGCAGGGGAAGACGCCGCTCATCACGCCCATCACCAACGGCCAGGGTGCGGGGCTGACGCGGCCCCAGGCCCTGGCGCACGGCCTGCTGGAGCTCATCCAGCGCGACGGCAACGGGTTGATGTACCGCGCCATGGACCAGGGCGTGGTGCTGGACCTGGAGGGCACGGACCTGGCGCCAGACGTGCGCGAACTGCTGGAGCTCTACCGCCGCGCGGGCGTGGAGGTGATGGCGAAGCTGGCCAGCACGGACTTCGGCCTGGTGAACCTGTACGTGGTGGGCCGCGACCTGTCCGTGGGGGACCAGCCGCTGATGGTGACGGCGTGCGGAGAGGCGGCCGACCCGGACCGCGACAGGGCCCTGCGCAAGGCGCTGCTGGAGTACGCCTGTTCGCGCGCACGCAAGGCGTTCATGCACGGGCCGCTGAGCCACGTGGCCCGGGTGGCCCCGCCGGAATACATGGACCGCTTCGTGCCCCAGGTGGACCTGGACGCGGAGGAGCCGCGCGCGCTGAACGCGATGGTGGAGTGGGCGCGGATGCCAGCCCCGGCGCTGCGCGAGCTGACGGCGTGCACGCTGACGGTCCGCCAGAAGGTGCGCTTCGAGGACCTGCCCCGCTCGCCCACCGTGGAGGACCCGTCGCTCCGGTGCGACCACGTGGTGAGACAGCTGCACGCGGCGGGCTTCGACATCCTGGTCGCGGACCTGTCGCCGCCGGGCCGCCAGGTGCACGTGGTGAAGGCGCTGGTGCCGGGCCTGGAGGTGGAGACGATGACATACAACCGCCTGGGCGAGCGCAACGTATCGAGGCTCCTGGAGCGCAGGGACCCGCTGGTGGGCCTGGGAGCGCCGCCGCCGGGCGCGCAGCCGGTGCGCCTGACGCCGGAGGCCGAGTCCCGGCTGGGAGGACCGGTCTGGTTCAACGTGCGGCTGGCGGAGGCGCGAGTGGGCAGGCTGTACGCGCTCTACCGGGAGCCGGACCGCCACGCGGTGCCGAAGGTACTCGCGAGCCGCCGCTTCGGAGGGCAGTGA
- a CDS encoding Gfo/Idh/MocA family protein, translating into MFEAKPKAKRLGWAVVGCGWVARDYVIPALQGASNARLVALCDANAEALMRIPADDVNRYTALGSVLADKDVQAVYIATPNHLHAAMTEACAAAGKHVLCEKPMAVTPREGLRMVSACQRAGVHYATAFDQRHHAAHRKLRTLVKEGVLGTITQARIHYACWLPEDWTPDNWRIDPEQAGGGAMIDLAPHGLDLLEVILGDEWESLTAMTQRRVHCYAVDDGAVLMGQFKSGALGLLQVAYNCPDAYPRRTLELIGTRARALAYKTMGQTPGGSLSLIDAKTGEETWVPLSPEEDRSPFLQQVEVFSTCVLEGRPQPFAPERDVRLVGLLTQATQAGKAFPPCH; encoded by the coding sequence ATGTTCGAGGCGAAGCCGAAGGCCAAAAGACTGGGCTGGGCGGTGGTGGGCTGTGGCTGGGTGGCGCGGGACTACGTCATCCCGGCGCTCCAGGGCGCGAGCAACGCGCGGCTGGTGGCCCTGTGCGACGCGAACGCGGAGGCGCTGATGCGCATCCCCGCGGACGACGTGAATCGCTACACCGCGCTGGGGTCGGTGCTGGCGGACAAGGACGTGCAGGCCGTCTACATCGCCACGCCCAACCACCTGCACGCGGCGATGACGGAGGCATGCGCCGCCGCGGGCAAGCACGTGCTGTGCGAGAAGCCCATGGCCGTCACGCCGCGAGAGGGCCTGCGCATGGTGTCCGCGTGCCAGCGCGCGGGCGTGCACTACGCCACCGCGTTCGACCAGCGACACCACGCGGCGCACCGCAAGCTGCGCACGCTGGTGAAGGAGGGCGTGCTGGGCACCATCACCCAGGCGCGCATCCACTACGCCTGCTGGCTGCCCGAGGACTGGACGCCGGACAACTGGCGCATCGACCCGGAGCAGGCCGGCGGCGGCGCGATGATCGACCTGGCGCCGCACGGCCTGGACCTGCTGGAGGTGATTCTGGGCGACGAGTGGGAATCACTCACCGCCATGACGCAGCGGCGCGTGCACTGCTACGCCGTGGACGACGGCGCGGTGCTGATGGGCCAGTTCAAGAGCGGCGCGCTGGGCCTCTTGCAGGTGGCCTACAACTGCCCGGACGCATACCCCCGGCGCACGCTGGAGCTCATCGGCACCCGGGCGCGAGCGCTGGCGTACAAGACCATGGGCCAGACGCCCGGCGGCTCCCTGTCGCTCATCGACGCGAAGACGGGAGAGGAGACGTGGGTCCCCCTCTCGCCGGAAGAGGACCGGAGCCCCTTCCTCCAGCAGGTGGAGGTCTTCTCCACGTGCGTGCTGGAGGGCCGTCCCCAGCCGTTCGCGCCGGAGCGCGACGTGCGGCTCGTGGGGCTGCTGACGCAGGCGACGCAGGCTGGAAAGGCGTTTCCGCCATGCCACTGA